GAAGGCCGAGTTCTATCCGGACGTGGCCAAGAACCGGCTCTTCGCCGAGGGTTACATCGGGGCGCCCACCGCGCACAGTCGGGGCAGCACCATGGACCTGACCCTGGTCGACGAGCCCGCCGCCAGCCAATCCCCGTACCGGGTCGGGCAACCGCTGGTCGCCTGCACCGCGCCACGGGGGCAGCGCTTTGCCGACAACAGCATCGACATGGGGACGGGCTTCGACTGTTTCGACGCCCGCGCGCACACCGCCGACCCTCGCATCACTGGTACGGTCCGAGACAACCGTCGGTTGTTGCAGCGGCTGATGACCGACGCCGGATTCGTCAACTACGCGCGTGAATGGTGGCACTACAGCCTCCGCGACGAGCCGTACCCGGACACGTTCTTCACCGCGCCGGTCGCCCGCTCCTCGGTCGGCTGACGCGCGCCCCGGAACCGCCGCCGCCGGTGCTATCCGGCATGATCACTTCCATGACCACCGAACGGATCGGCCCCCCGGTCACCGGCGACGAGCGGGAGACGCTGCGCGCCTTCCTCGACTTCCATCGCGCGACGCTGGCCCTCAAGTGCGAGGGTCTCTCCGACGAGGAGCTGCGCCGGCAGTCCATGCCGCCCTCCACGCTGTCCCTGCTCGGCCTGGTGCGGCACATGGCGGAGGTGGAACGCGCCTGGTTCCGGCGGGTCATCGCCGGCGAGGACATCCCGTTGGTCTGGTCGGAGACCGGCGACTTCCAGCAGGCGTACGACGCCAGGTCGGCCACCCGCGCCGAGGCCTTCGACGCCTGGGAGCGCGAGGTCGAGCACGCCCGCCGAATCGAGCGGGCGGCGGCGTCGCTGGACGTGACGGGCCACAACGTCCGCTCCGGCGAGACCGTGTCGCTGCGTCTGGTGATGCTGCACCTGATCCATGAATACGCCCGGCACAACGGCCACGCCGACTTCCTGCGCGAGGGTGTCGACGGCACCGTCGGCGTCTGAGTCACCAACCGCTGGCCGCCGGTCAGGCGCCCGCTGTGGATCAGGTCCAGTAGAGGATCCGGCAGGCCGGCACGCGCGCCGCGAGCTCGCCGTGGAACCACTCGCGCAGCTCGGCCATGGTGTCGCGCGGGTAGACGTACTTCACCGCGCCGAACTTGCCGTGTTTGCGACTGCGGGACTCCTCGTCCATCTCCAGGCGGGTCCGTGGGTACCAGCCGAGCAGCACCTCCTTGCTGCCCGGGGTGAACCGGTGGGTGATGAGCTCGGCGGTCAGGTCCAGCGCCGGCACCCCGTCGACCGCCGCGCGGACCTGGTCGAGCAACTCGCCGTAGCGCTCCCGCCAGTCCGGCAGCGCGATGATCGGGGCGATGGTCAGCCCGACCGGGTAGCCGTCGAGCGCGAGCCGGCGCAGCGCGGCCAGTCGGTCCGGCACCCGGGCGGTGCCGCCCTCGAACCGAACGCTTACGGGGGCGCAGTTGACGCTGAACCGCACCCGGGTCCGACCGGCGTGCGGCAGCCCGACGAAGGTCTCCACGTCGGCGTACTTGGTGGTCCAGCGCAGTTGCACGGGCGCGTCCCAGTCGGCGAAGTGTTGCACCGCCCGCCGCCAGCTCCCGGTCAGATGCTCCAGCGCCAGCGGGTCCGTGTAGCAGGACGCCTCGAAGGTGGTGCCCTCGTCGGCGCGCCGCGCGTTGCGGCTCGTCACCGTTCCGCGCCCGGCGTACGCGGCCAGCCCGTCCAGGATGTCGTCGAGGTCCGCGTACACCCGGGTCACCGGCGGGCCGGACAGTGATCCGGCGAGGTAGCAGTACTGGCAGTGTGCCGGGCAGCCTTCGGCCAGGTCGACTCGCCAGTCGGCGCTCGGCGCGATGGGTTGCAGGACGCGTCGCGAGGGTGGGCTCACCACGATCGCCATGGTCGCCTTGGCCCGGGCGTACGTCTCCCGGTCGGTCTGCCCGCGTACCCCGGTCAGTCGGTTGGCGCGCAGGTGTTCCACCTCGATGCCCTGTGCCTGCACCCGCTCGACGATTCGCTGGCCGTGCGGGTGCTCGAGCGCGGCCGGGGTGGCCACCACCCGGCTCGGGGTCCACCGGCGCGCCGATCTGGCCGGCGGCGCGAGGCTGGCCAGGTCGCGGGTCGGCACGCATTCGCCGCTG
The nucleotide sequence above comes from Micromonospora luteifusca. Encoded proteins:
- a CDS encoding DinB family protein encodes the protein MTTERIGPPVTGDERETLRAFLDFHRATLALKCEGLSDEELRRQSMPPSTLSLLGLVRHMAEVERAWFRRVIAGEDIPLVWSETGDFQQAYDARSATRAEAFDAWEREVEHARRIERAAASLDVTGHNVRSGETVSLRLVMLHLIHEYARHNGHADFLREGVDGTVGV
- a CDS encoding spore photoproduct lyase family protein codes for the protein MTSIVGRSIRWDSCDNGYSAPVTSPDVVNVDQPLAVDMPAAPHDASGECVPTRDLASLAPPARSARRWTPSRVVATPAALEHPHGQRIVERVQAQGIEVEHLRANRLTGVRGQTDRETYARAKATMAIVVSPPSRRVLQPIAPSADWRVDLAEGCPAHCQYCYLAGSLSGPPVTRVYADLDDILDGLAAYAGRGTVTSRNARRADEGTTFEASCYTDPLALEHLTGSWRRAVQHFADWDAPVQLRWTTKYADVETFVGLPHAGRTRVRFSVNCAPVSVRFEGGTARVPDRLAALRRLALDGYPVGLTIAPIIALPDWRERYGELLDQVRAAVDGVPALDLTAELITHRFTPGSKEVLLGWYPRTRLEMDEESRSRKHGKFGAVKYVYPRDTMAELREWFHGELAARVPACRILYWT